The Pirellulales bacterium DNA window CAATTCTAAGCGTGGCGCAACCGCGTCGCAAGGATGCTCGGAAAGACAATGGACATTCGGCGAGTGACACTCCTTCACGGGCTTTCGCGCATGTCCGATGGTGTCACGCCGCGTTTGTAGCCGTCGAATTTGAATGCCGTGGGGCTGTAATCGCCGACGAGTTCAACGTTCGCCTTTTCGGGCAGCTTGTCTTCCAGGCCGACGGCCCAATAGCAGGCGTTGACGATCAGGCGGCGGAGCGGTTCGTTCAGCAGGTCCTGCGATGCGCCCATCGTGGTGGTGAACACTCGGCCGCTCTTGCCTGAGGCGCTGGTGTAGGTTTTGGCCCAGGCCACCGGCATCATCGGGTCGTTTTGCTTGCCGGCGACCGGTTTGTCCGCTTGCTTCATTCCTTCGAGCACCTCGCCTAGCACCAGCGGCTGGCAATCGGATGGGAGCGGCAGTCGGACGGCGTAGACGTCGGTCGGGCACCAGATGTCGCCGCTCTTGATGCCGCGGAGGATCGGGTGATTTTCTGCGCCGGGGGCAACGATCCCGAGCGTGCTCTGCTTGCCGTGTTGGCCGTGATGGTTGATCCAGGTCTCGCCCAGAATCTGCCGGCCGAAGCCGCCGTCCCATTGTTTGCTATGCCAGCCGTATTTCGCGTAAGTCTTGCCGTCTGGGATGTCGAAGGCGTGCGTGGCGGTGCGCAGGCCGATGATTGGGCGGCCGGAGTTCACATATTCGGCGATGTGCTTCATCTGCTCATCGGGCGGACTGCGAAACCGAGTGAGGATGATCATCAGGTCGGCCGAATCGAGCGCTTCGAGGCCGGGAATGTTGT harbors:
- a CDS encoding ThuA domain-containing protein codes for the protein MIRFISFWRAILLVGLALVLGIGRSAHADQPWVVYDGGDGPGRGKQIVLVSGDEEYRSEEGLPQLGKILAKRHGFKCTVLFSVDPKDGTINPNLHDNIPGLEALDSADLMIILTRFRSPPDEQMKHIAEYVNSGRPIIGLRTATHAFDIPDGKTYAKYGWHSKQWDGGFGRQILGETWINHHGQHGKQSTLGIVAPGAENHPILRGIKSGDIWCPTDVYAVRLPLPSDCQPLVLGEVLEGMKQADKPVAGKQNDPMMPVAWAKTYTSASGKSGRVFTTTMGASQDLLNEPLRRLIVNACYWAVGLEDKLPEKANVELVGDYSPTAFKFDGYKRGVTPSDMRESP